In one Pirellulales bacterium genomic region, the following are encoded:
- a CDS encoding nucleoside hydrolase, whose translation MLPALGWLALVALGAPAIRAAAPVDVWLDVDTSTGISDVDDGLALIQAFHSPELTIRGISTVYGNAPLADATRIAREVLKKFGPAGLAIHPGAAASRELGEDNEAVRALAAALGERKLTILALGPVTNVGTLLKRRPELTPRIERIVVVAGCRPGQKFISSESQRVPHRDFNFENDPEAMQVILDSPAPLTLAPWEVSSQVWIARDDLARLRATGGSGEWIADTSQYWIERWERGISPRGFNPFDTLAVGWVTHPALIKSEPASVRIETATDDRDPRKTKPYLLVTPHDSKGRQAIYCYQPLDGFQPLLMRRLAGKSPEQR comes from the coding sequence ATGCTGCCTGCGCTTGGTTGGTTGGCGCTAGTTGCCCTCGGCGCTCCCGCCATCCGCGCGGCGGCGCCGGTCGATGTATGGCTGGATGTCGATACTTCAACCGGCATCAGCGACGTGGACGATGGTCTGGCGCTGATCCAGGCGTTTCACTCGCCCGAACTGACGATTCGCGGCATCAGCACGGTCTATGGCAACGCGCCGTTGGCCGACGCCACGCGGATTGCGCGCGAGGTGCTGAAAAAGTTCGGCCCCGCGGGACTCGCGATTCATCCGGGTGCGGCGGCGAGCAGAGAATTGGGAGAAGACAACGAGGCCGTCCGCGCGTTGGCGGCGGCGCTCGGCGAGAGAAAGCTCACGATTCTCGCCTTGGGGCCGGTGACCAACGTCGGCACGTTGCTCAAGCGGCGCCCCGAGCTGACGCCCAGAATCGAGCGCATCGTCGTTGTCGCCGGGTGCCGGCCAGGACAGAAGTTTATCTCCAGCGAGTCGCAGCGTGTGCCGCACCGCGACTTCAATTTCGAGAACGATCCGGAGGCGATGCAGGTGATCCTCGATTCGCCGGCGCCGCTGACCCTCGCGCCGTGGGAGGTGTCGTCGCAGGTCTGGATCGCCCGCGACGACCTGGCGCGTTTGCGCGCCACGGGGGGCTCGGGCGAGTGGATCGCCGACACCTCGCAATACTGGATCGAGCGCTGGGAGCGTGGCATCAGCCCGCGCGGATTCAATCCCTTCGACACGCTGGCGGTGGGCTGGGTCACGCACCCGGCGCTGATCAAATCTGAGCCGGCGAGCGTGCGCATCGAAACGGCCACCGACGACCGCGACCCGCGCAAGACCAAACCCTATCTGTTGGTCACGCCGCACGACAGCAAGGGACGGCAAGCAATCTACTGCTATCAGCCGCTGGATGGCTTTCAGCCGTTGCTGATGCGGCGTTTGGCGGGGAAGTCGCCGGAGCAGCGCTAA
- a CDS encoding DUF4105 domain-containing protein has translation MRLGFRLLLIVALAGCLSGCAALGTPTNTANWSPDQAVLSYADIAGSQITIHNIRNCDYRTTEDYEVRHYDRRIDLSQVQSVDFIVVPFAEIPSLAHTMLSFGVDDGTQIALSVEVRKRVGDTYQPVLAMLPMYEIMYVIGDERDLVRLRSNYRMDGVYLYPTKATPEQAQQMFANVLRRANKLRDDPEFYNTITNNCTTNIRQHINELVPNRVPYGWDVLLPGHSDRLAYNLGLLDTTLSFEQTRERSRVNYLAYLYRDSPDFSRHIREGQESTRLARQSADGPR, from the coding sequence ATGCGTCTTGGATTTCGGCTGCTGCTGATTGTCGCGCTGGCCGGCTGTCTGTCGGGCTGCGCGGCCTTGGGCACGCCGACCAACACCGCCAACTGGTCGCCCGATCAGGCGGTGTTGAGCTATGCCGACATCGCGGGGAGCCAGATCACGATTCACAACATTCGCAACTGCGACTATCGCACGACCGAGGACTACGAGGTGCGACACTACGATCGCCGCATCGACCTGTCGCAGGTGCAAAGCGTCGACTTCATCGTGGTGCCGTTCGCCGAGATTCCGAGTCTGGCGCACACCATGCTCAGCTTTGGTGTCGACGACGGCACGCAGATTGCGCTCAGCGTTGAGGTGCGCAAGCGCGTGGGCGACACCTATCAGCCCGTGCTGGCGATGTTGCCGATGTACGAGATCATGTACGTGATCGGCGACGAACGCGACCTGGTGCGACTGCGCTCGAACTATCGTATGGACGGGGTGTATTTGTATCCCACCAAGGCCACGCCCGAGCAGGCGCAGCAGATGTTCGCCAATGTGCTGCGGCGGGCGAACAAGCTGCGCGACGATCCCGAGTTCTACAACACGATCACCAACAACTGCACCACGAACATCCGCCAGCACATCAACGAGTTGGTCCCCAACCGCGTGCCGTATGGGTGGGACGTGCTGCTGCCAGGGCACTCCGATCGCCTGGCGTACAATCTGGGACTGCTCGACACAACGCTGTCGTTTGAGCAGACGCGGGAGCGGTCGCGGGTGAACTATCTGGCGTATCTGTATCGCGACTCGCCCGACTTTTCGCGGCACATCCGCGAGGGACAAGAGTCGACTCGGTTGGCGCGCCAATCGGCCGACGGCCCGCGCTGA